In Colwellia sp. M166, a genomic segment contains:
- a CDS encoding DUF692 domain-containing protein — protein MKKLQGAGLSFRREMLSDLKQLDTPDVDFFELAPENWLNIGGQYQKDLRSFTERYPFICHGLSLSLGGTEPLDIDLLGQIKQFINKHNIAFYTEHLSWCTDDGHLYDLLPIPFTEQAIQWVVSRIQQSQELLGMQIGIENASYYISPPNGEMSEEEFICEIVKRSGCFLHLDVNNIYVNSQNFDFNPYHYLEALPLQKVGYIHVAGHFTESDGLIIDSHGAKVIDPVWQLLSHSYSLISDVKTPTCLERDFNYPGMNDLMNEIEIIKQLQHQALTKRNGIIYDSAKRA, from the coding sequence ATGAAAAAACTTCAAGGTGCAGGTTTGAGCTTTCGCAGAGAAATGTTAAGTGATCTAAAGCAATTAGATACACCTGATGTTGACTTTTTTGAGCTAGCACCTGAGAACTGGTTGAACATAGGTGGCCAATATCAAAAAGATCTACGTTCATTTACTGAGCGATATCCGTTTATTTGTCATGGTCTGTCTTTGTCTCTAGGCGGCACTGAGCCACTCGATATAGACTTGTTAGGCCAAATCAAACAATTTATCAATAAACACAATATTGCATTTTATACTGAGCACTTGTCTTGGTGTACTGATGACGGACATTTGTATGATTTACTGCCAATTCCCTTTACGGAACAGGCTATTCAGTGGGTTGTAAGCCGTATACAGCAAAGCCAAGAATTATTAGGTATGCAAATTGGTATAGAGAACGCTTCCTACTATATAAGCCCGCCAAATGGGGAAATGTCTGAAGAAGAATTTATTTGTGAAATTGTAAAGCGCTCTGGCTGCTTTTTACATTTAGATGTTAATAATATTTATGTGAATAGCCAAAATTTCGACTTCAACCCTTATCACTATCTTGAAGCTTTGCCGCTACAAAAAGTCGGTTATATTCATGTTGCAGGTCACTTTACTGAGTCTGACGGGCTTATTATTGATAGTCATGGTGCTAAAGTAATAGACCCAGTTTGGCAACTCCTTAGCCACAGTTATTCATTAATTTCTGATGTGAAGACACCTACCTGCTTAGAGCGTGACTTTAATTATCCAGGTATGAATGACTTAATGAATGAAATAGAAATTATTAAGCAGCTACAACATCAAGCATTAACCAAACGTAACGGGATCATCTATGACAGTGCCAAACGAGCTTAG
- a CDS encoding DUF2063 domain-containing protein, which translates to MTVPNELRAFQLSLGKYLRFPSTEALPFGINARRARVYEELLFNNVSGFINTCFPVSKSLTTSAVWTTISRAFFKDWRARSPFFKDIPEEFLQYLQQSSTLDDLPAWFFELAHYEWVELYIDTADTQPIAPQAGEITLNQPLLPLIYQWPVHQICKAFQPESPQETCLIVYRDIDNETRFIETNSATILLLQMLAAKPLSQATLYENLATAFNRPCDEKFKGFCQSIVKELSQQQVIL; encoded by the coding sequence ATGACAGTGCCAAACGAGCTTAGAGCATTCCAATTATCGCTTGGAAAATATTTACGTTTTCCCAGTACAGAAGCTTTACCTTTTGGTATTAATGCTCGACGAGCTAGGGTGTACGAAGAACTGTTGTTTAATAATGTTAGTGGTTTTATCAACACCTGCTTCCCAGTATCAAAAAGTTTAACAACTTCAGCGGTATGGACAACCATTAGCCGTGCCTTTTTTAAAGATTGGCGTGCAAGATCACCCTTTTTCAAGGATATACCTGAAGAGTTTTTACAGTACCTTCAGCAAAGCTCCACTTTGGATGATTTACCTGCTTGGTTTTTTGAGCTGGCCCATTATGAATGGGTCGAACTATACATTGACACTGCAGACACACAACCAATAGCTCCGCAAGCAGGGGAAATCACCCTTAATCAGCCATTATTGCCGTTAATTTATCAGTGGCCCGTTCATCAAATTTGTAAAGCATTTCAGCCAGAATCACCACAAGAAACTTGTTTAATTGTTTACCGAGATATAGATAATGAAACAAGGTTTATTGAAACAAATTCGGCCACTATCTTGCTGTTACAAATGCTAGCCGCGAAACCTTTATCTCAAGCAACACTCTATGAGAACTTAGCAACAGCATTTAATCGTCCATGTGATGAGAAATTTAAAGGTTTTTGTCAGTCGATAGTGAAAGAGCTGTCTCAACAACAGGTTATTTTATAA
- a CDS encoding zf-HC2 domain-containing protein, with protein sequence MMNCKQATRLLSDAQERKLTLKEKTTLTMHTAMCSACRNFGKQMESIRHISLDYVRGNNSKDENEFDE encoded by the coding sequence ATGATGAATTGCAAACAAGCAACACGACTTTTATCCGATGCCCAGGAGCGTAAGTTGACTTTGAAGGAAAAAACAACACTAACAATGCATACTGCTATGTGCTCAGCGTGCCGTAATTTTGGCAAACAGATGGAGAGTATTCGACATATTAGTCTCGATTATGTCCGAGGTAATAACAGTAAAGATGAAAATGAGTTCGATGAATAG
- a CDS encoding sigma-70 family RNA polymerase sigma factor, with protein MSYKGARLMVINDSERQNFATIKNKFDDAEFMNKVRRDMHKFASLQLKDEGLAEDAVQEALIAAHKNRASFGRKSAFKTWVFAILKNKIIDILRKRKREINISEFSDDDSDDISDTLFNERGFWHLEERPIGWTAPMESVKDEHFWRVFETCLAGLPENLAQLFMMREFLELESTEICSTLDISTSNLHVMLYRARVRLRECLENKWFKQE; from the coding sequence ATGAGCTATAAAGGTGCGCGGTTAATGGTAATAAATGATTCAGAAAGGCAAAACTTTGCAACTATAAAAAATAAATTTGACGATGCAGAATTTATGAATAAAGTAAGGCGAGATATGCATAAGTTTGCGTCATTACAATTAAAAGATGAAGGGCTAGCAGAAGATGCTGTGCAAGAAGCTTTGATAGCAGCACACAAAAACAGAGCATCTTTTGGTCGAAAATCAGCTTTCAAAACATGGGTTTTCGCTATTCTAAAGAATAAAATCATCGATATATTACGCAAGCGAAAAAGAGAAATAAACATCAGTGAATTTTCTGATGACGACTCAGATGATATATCAGATACTTTATTTAATGAGCGTGGTTTTTGGCATTTAGAAGAACGACCTATTGGGTGGACAGCACCTATGGAGTCGGTGAAAGACGAACATTTCTGGAGAGTATTCGAAACATGTTTGGCAGGTTTACCTGAAAACTTGGCTCAACTTTTCATGATGCGAGAGTTCCTTGAACTTGAAAGTACTGAAATTTGTAGTACGTTGGATATTTCTACTAGCAATCTGCACGTTATGCTCTATCGAGCAAGAGTTCGCCTAAGAGAATGCTTAGAGAATAAATGGTTTAAACAGGAGTAG
- a CDS encoding lysophospholipid acyltransferase family protein, whose protein sequence is MNNHEKSLSDLRISSIASNNLSGAFLKVLGPLLDRLLGITKLRKIYLSCQLSGLDKQKFSMQLLAALGVQISGGESIIAKTPLTGRCIVVCNHPYGMIEGVIIAHLLTSLRSDTKIMANVGLKMFKEIDDYFIFANPLKPQVAINNSAIKQCFRHIKHEGLLVIFPAGRVSFYHSDKQRITDGDWNRLAVKIATKTATPILPVFISGTNSKLFHRMGRIYYRFRLLMLAREMLKLQQHHISLKTNNLIQPKQLKQFGDIEKMNDFVRLQCYLNDENYFRPWQKNDETSSFRDIIPPANSSVIIAELSHLPSKQHLLDFKSFSVYYGYQHQIPVCVQEIARLREITFRKLNEGSGESCDTDKFDATYMHLFIFDHKEEEIIGAYRIGQTDLLQKNGGVSQLYLSQMFHFQAKFINQQQPCLEMGRSFIVEAHQNSFHGLLLLWKGIGAFVGQNPRYRTLYGTVSLSKLYDPRSVALMNEVMVTTGSGVKAKARFDGQLHPEVKDFINAEPLELSQLSALVMGIEQDNKDIPVLLKQYHKLGAKFHCTGIDLNFNHTPGLLLSVDLPSAPDKLLTLYLGNDKNKYLNYGK, encoded by the coding sequence ATGAATAATCATGAAAAATCACTTTCAGATTTACGAATATCCTCTATAGCATCTAATAACTTATCGGGTGCTTTTCTGAAGGTACTTGGCCCCTTGCTTGATAGATTATTGGGCATAACAAAATTACGAAAGATATACCTATCTTGTCAATTATCGGGGTTGGACAAACAAAAATTTTCGATGCAGTTGCTAGCAGCATTAGGCGTTCAAATCTCTGGTGGTGAAAGTATTATAGCTAAAACTCCTCTTACTGGACGATGCATTGTGGTATGTAATCATCCTTACGGTATGATTGAGGGGGTTATTATTGCGCACTTACTTACTTCATTACGCTCAGATACTAAAATAATGGCCAATGTCGGTCTAAAAATGTTTAAAGAAATTGATGATTACTTTATTTTTGCCAACCCCTTAAAACCTCAAGTAGCAATAAATAACTCAGCAATTAAGCAGTGTTTTAGACATATCAAACATGAAGGATTATTAGTTATTTTTCCTGCAGGAAGAGTGTCTTTTTATCATTCCGATAAACAACGAATAACAGATGGTGATTGGAATCGGTTGGCCGTTAAAATTGCCACTAAAACAGCAACCCCCATTTTACCTGTGTTCATATCTGGCACTAATAGTAAGCTATTTCATCGAATGGGCCGAATTTATTATCGCTTTCGTTTATTAATGCTGGCGCGTGAAATGTTGAAATTACAGCAGCATCATATCAGCTTAAAAACAAACAATTTAATTCAACCTAAACAACTCAAACAATTTGGTGATATTGAAAAAATGAATGATTTTGTTCGACTGCAATGTTATTTAAATGATGAAAATTACTTTAGGCCCTGGCAAAAAAATGATGAAACAAGCTCATTTAGAGACATTATTCCACCGGCAAACAGTTCAGTAATCATAGCTGAGTTATCTCACTTACCAAGTAAGCAACACCTATTAGATTTTAAATCTTTTTCTGTGTATTACGGTTATCAGCATCAAATACCTGTTTGTGTGCAAGAAATTGCCCGTTTGCGAGAAATTACCTTTCGAAAACTAAATGAAGGTAGTGGTGAATCTTGTGATACTGATAAATTTGATGCGACTTATATGCACTTATTCATCTTCGATCATAAAGAGGAAGAAATTATTGGCGCGTATCGAATTGGTCAAACAGATTTATTGCAAAAAAATGGTGGTGTATCTCAACTCTATCTCTCACAAATGTTTCACTTTCAGGCTAAATTTATTAATCAACAACAGCCCTGTTTAGAAATGGGACGATCATTTATCGTAGAAGCGCACCAGAACAGTTTTCATGGCTTGCTATTATTATGGAAAGGCATAGGCGCTTTTGTTGGCCAAAATCCTCGATATAGAACCTTGTATGGTACGGTATCTCTAAGTAAATTATATGACCCACGTTCAGTGGCCTTGATGAATGAAGTTATGGTAACAACGGGCAGTGGCGTTAAGGCTAAAGCAAGGTTTGATGGGCAACTTCATCCTGAAGTAAAAGATTTTATTAACGCTGAGCCACTAGAACTGAGTCAATTATCAGCATTGGTCATGGGCATTGAACAAGACAACAAAGATATTCCAGTATTATTGAAGCAGTATCATAAATTGGGTGCTAAATTTCACTGTACGGGCATTGATTTAAACTTCAATCATACACCGGGTTTACTGCTCAGTGTTGATTTACCTAGCGCCCCTGATAAATTATTAACGCTTTATCTTGGCAATGATAAAAACAAGTACCTAAATTACGGCAAATAG
- the glmS gene encoding glutamine--fructose-6-phosphate transaminase (isomerizing): MCGIVGAVAQRDVADILVEGLKRLEYRGYDSAGVAIVDNDNQLKRARRLGKVQELADALQASPIVGGTGIAHTRWATHGAPSEINAHPHVSSETIAVVHNGIIENHDALRTRLQALGYIFTSETDTEVIAHLVHHELKTADSLLSAVQITAKQLEGAYGTVVVDTRDKDRVVVARSGSPLVIGYGVGENFIASDMLALLPVTRKFSFLEEGDVAEVTRFEVNIFDTDGKPVVREAKESEVSHDTGDKGEYRHYMLKETYEQPTAIRNALEGRLLGNVLDIQTFGDGADAIFQEIEHVQIIACGTSYHSGMVARYWLEALAGVSCNIEIASEFRYRQSHVPKNALLVTISQSGETADTLAALRLAKEIGYRASLTICNVAGSSLVRESDLAFMTKAGAEIGVASTKAFTTQLVGLLMMTLAIGQHHGMSQDKQNEIALSLMTLPNKLEEVLALAGSIEDLAEDFADKQHALFLGRGDQYPIAMEGALKLKEISYIHAEAYAAGELKHGPLALIDAEMPVIVVAPKNDLIEKLKSNVEEVRARGGLMYVFADASANFSSDDTMKVINVPHCDDIIAPIVYTLPLQLLSYYVAIIKGTDVDQPRNLAKSVTVE, encoded by the coding sequence ATGTGTGGAATTGTTGGTGCTGTCGCACAACGTGATGTAGCAGACATTTTAGTAGAAGGCTTAAAACGATTAGAATATCGTGGTTATGATTCTGCTGGTGTGGCGATTGTTGATAATGATAATCAACTTAAGCGTGCTCGTCGTTTAGGTAAGGTGCAAGAACTTGCTGATGCGTTACAAGCTAGTCCAATTGTTGGTGGTACTGGCATTGCGCATACACGTTGGGCAACACATGGCGCACCAAGCGAAATTAATGCTCATCCACATGTATCATCAGAGACGATAGCTGTTGTGCACAATGGTATTATTGAAAACCATGATGCTTTACGCACACGTTTACAAGCTTTAGGTTATATCTTTACCTCTGAAACAGACACCGAAGTTATCGCACATTTAGTTCATCATGAACTAAAAACGGCTGATAGCTTGTTAAGTGCGGTGCAAATTACAGCTAAGCAATTAGAAGGTGCTTATGGCACAGTTGTTGTTGATACTCGTGATAAAGACCGTGTTGTGGTTGCGCGTTCAGGCAGCCCATTAGTGATTGGTTATGGTGTTGGTGAAAACTTTATTGCCTCAGACATGTTGGCGCTATTACCTGTTACTCGTAAATTTTCCTTCTTAGAAGAAGGTGATGTTGCAGAAGTTACCCGTTTTGAAGTTAATATTTTTGATACTGACGGCAAGCCAGTAGTGCGCGAAGCAAAAGAGTCAGAAGTGAGTCATGACACGGGCGATAAAGGTGAATACCGTCATTACATGCTAAAAGAAACTTACGAGCAGCCGACCGCTATTCGTAACGCTTTAGAAGGTCGTTTATTAGGTAATGTACTAGATATTCAAACTTTTGGTGATGGCGCCGATGCTATTTTTCAAGAAATTGAACATGTGCAAATTATTGCCTGTGGTACAAGCTACCATTCAGGTATGGTGGCGCGTTATTGGTTAGAAGCCCTTGCAGGTGTTTCATGTAATATTGAAATTGCCAGTGAGTTTAGATATCGCCAATCTCATGTGCCTAAAAATGCCTTACTAGTCACTATTTCACAATCGGGTGAAACCGCTGACACTTTAGCTGCTTTGCGTTTAGCAAAAGAAATAGGTTACCGTGCAAGCTTAACTATTTGTAATGTTGCGGGCTCTTCTTTAGTACGTGAATCAGATTTGGCCTTTATGACCAAAGCGGGTGCAGAAATTGGTGTAGCATCAACCAAAGCCTTTACCACACAACTTGTTGGTTTGTTAATGATGACCTTAGCCATTGGTCAACATCACGGTATGTCACAAGATAAGCAAAACGAAATTGCACTATCGTTGATGACTTTACCTAATAAGCTTGAAGAAGTATTAGCGCTTGCGGGCTCTATTGAAGACTTAGCTGAAGATTTTGCTGACAAGCAGCATGCATTGTTTTTAGGCCGTGGCGATCAGTACCCTATCGCAATGGAAGGTGCATTGAAGCTGAAAGAAATTTCATATATTCATGCTGAAGCTTATGCTGCAGGTGAACTTAAACATGGTCCATTAGCGTTAATTGATGCCGAAATGCCGGTTATTGTTGTGGCACCAAAAAATGATTTAATTGAAAAATTAAAATCAAATGTTGAAGAAGTTCGTGCACGTGGCGGCTTAATGTATGTCTTTGCTGATGCTAGTGCTAACTTTAGTAGTGATGACACCATGAAGGTTATTAATGTTCCGCATTGTGACGATATCATTGCACCCATCGTATATACCTTACCACTACAATTATTGTCTTACTATGTCGCAATAATTAAAGGTACTGATGTTGATCAGCCGCGTAACTTAGCAAAATCAGTGACGGTTGAATAA
- a CDS encoding DeoR/GlpR family DNA-binding transcription regulator, protein MSKRNTQQRRHTIIAELSNLGEVSVDSLAKKFDTSEVTIRKDLAVLENSGLLLRRYGGAVPLPNEIIEPKTEKVSKRKIIIAKTAASLIRDHNRIILDSGSTTSALVRELSAKQGLVVMTNSLAIASDLHALENEPTLLMTGGTWDPHSESFQGQVAESVLRSYDFDQLFIGADGIDLARGTTTFNELLGLSRVMAEVSREVIVMLDSEKLNRKIPNLELPWGKIHTLITDADMPENVRNEIIKQGVNLVIAS, encoded by the coding sequence ATGTCAAAACGAAATACGCAACAACGCCGCCATACTATTATTGCGGAGTTAAGCAACCTAGGTGAAGTAAGTGTTGATAGCCTTGCAAAAAAGTTTGATACCTCAGAAGTTACCATTCGTAAGGACTTAGCCGTATTAGAAAATAGTGGTTTACTGCTACGAAGGTATGGTGGTGCGGTACCATTACCTAATGAAATAATTGAACCTAAAACCGAAAAAGTTTCGAAACGAAAGATAATTATAGCGAAAACGGCAGCGTCGCTGATCCGAGATCATAATCGTATTATTTTAGATAGCGGAAGTACAACATCAGCTTTGGTGCGAGAACTAAGTGCTAAACAAGGCTTAGTTGTGATGACCAACTCGCTTGCTATTGCTTCTGACTTACATGCCTTAGAAAATGAACCGACATTATTGATGACCGGTGGTACTTGGGATCCGCATTCAGAATCTTTCCAAGGGCAAGTCGCAGAAAGTGTTTTACGTTCTTATGATTTTGATCAGCTATTCATTGGTGCTGACGGTATTGATTTAGCACGTGGCACAACAACATTTAATGAATTATTGGGCTTAAGCCGTGTCATGGCCGAAGTGTCGCGTGAAGTTATTGTCATGTTAGATTCAGAAAAACTTAATCGAAAAATCCCTAATTTAGAATTACCTTGGGGCAAAATTCACACGTTGATCACAGATGCAGATATGCCTGAAAACGTGCGAAATGAAATAATTAAACAGGGTGTTAACCTCGTTATCGCCAGTTAA
- the glmU gene encoding bifunctional UDP-N-acetylglucosamine diphosphorylase/glucosamine-1-phosphate N-acetyltransferase GlmU — translation MALSVVVLAAGKGTRMRSSLPKVLHAVADKPMVAHVIDAARQVEATNTYVVYGFGGDVLKSKITGDDLIFVEQKEQLGTGHAVDMASPFLTDEEDVLVLYGDVPLTKVSTLQRLIAAKPDNGMALLTVHLANPAGYGRIMRDSVGTVVGIVEQKDATPEQLLINEANTGILLANGGDLKRWLSNLSSDNAQGEYYLTDIIAACHQEGKLIATAHPDSEIEVEGANNRVQLAGLERAYQLRKAEELMIAGATLRDPNRIDIRGKVTVGQEVVIDINCIFEGDVEIAEHAIIGANCILKNCRIGKNAEIKPNSIVEDAIIGELASVGPFARIRPGSELKRDAHVGNFVEMKKTTLGEGAKAGHLSYLGDAEIGPKANIGAGTITCNYDGINKSKTIIGAGAFIGSNTSLVAPVTIGEMATTGAGSVIVKNVADNELSVARGKQRNIPGWQRPSKK, via the coding sequence ATGGCTCTCTCTGTTGTTGTTTTAGCCGCGGGTAAAGGTACTCGCATGCGTTCTTCATTACCTAAAGTACTTCATGCTGTTGCTGATAAACCTATGGTAGCGCATGTTATTGATGCCGCCCGCCAAGTTGAAGCAACAAATACCTATGTAGTTTATGGTTTTGGCGGTGATGTGTTAAAAAGTAAAATTACCGGTGATGATTTAATTTTTGTCGAACAAAAAGAACAACTTGGTACTGGCCATGCCGTTGATATGGCATCACCATTTTTAACTGATGAAGAAGATGTGTTAGTGCTTTATGGCGATGTACCTTTAACGAAAGTGAGTACATTACAGCGTTTAATTGCCGCTAAGCCTGACAATGGCATGGCATTATTAACAGTACATTTAGCGAACCCTGCTGGCTACGGTCGCATTATGCGTGATAGCGTCGGCACCGTAGTGGGTATTGTTGAGCAAAAAGATGCCACCCCAGAGCAATTACTTATTAACGAAGCCAATACCGGTATTTTGTTAGCGAATGGCGGTGACCTAAAGCGTTGGTTATCAAACTTATCCAGCGATAATGCCCAAGGCGAGTACTATTTAACCGATATTATTGCTGCATGTCATCAAGAGGGTAAGCTAATTGCTACCGCTCATCCAGATAGTGAAATTGAAGTGGAAGGTGCTAATAACCGCGTACAATTGGCCGGTTTGGAACGCGCATATCAATTAAGGAAAGCGGAAGAGTTAATGATTGCTGGCGCTACGTTACGTGACCCTAATCGCATCGATATTCGCGGTAAGGTTACTGTCGGCCAAGAAGTTGTCATTGATATTAATTGTATTTTTGAGGGCGATGTTGAAATTGCAGAGCATGCTATTATTGGCGCGAATTGCATTCTTAAAAATTGCCGTATCGGTAAAAATGCTGAAATTAAGCCAAATAGCATTGTTGAAGATGCCATTATTGGTGAATTAGCCTCTGTTGGTCCTTTTGCGCGTATTCGTCCTGGTTCAGAATTAAAACGTGATGCCCATGTCGGTAATTTTGTCGAAATGAAAAAAACGACTTTAGGTGAAGGTGCAAAAGCAGGTCACTTGTCTTATTTAGGTGATGCTGAAATAGGCCCTAAGGCAAATATCGGTGCAGGCACGATTACGTGTAATTATGATGGCATAAATAAATCGAAAACCATTATTGGTGCTGGCGCTTTTATTGGTTCAAATACTTCATTAGTGGCACCGGTGACCATTGGCGAAATGGCAACAACAGGCGCAGGTTCAGTTATTGTTAAAAATGTTGCGGATAATGAATTAAGTGTTGCACGAGGTAAGCAGCGTAATATTCCTGGTTGGCAACGACCTAGCAAAAAATAA